From the genome of Alosa sapidissima isolate fAloSap1 chromosome 14, fAloSap1.pri, whole genome shotgun sequence, one region includes:
- the nedd4a gene encoding E3 ubiquitin-protein ligase NEDD4a isoform X4, protein MTYLPKNSGSEEDTSEQNEDLDPGWEFLEGQDMSGPRHNHQLPALPPGWEERQDNLGRTYYVNHETRTTQWQRPILQDSQVEAEQRQHSHLEAQRAFITRRQISEHEEMSGERRESPESWEIIAEDENALFSASPSAGPSAGLGSSERSPPSPHSPRSPCSPRCPMEYHSFCDELSRLSTSAAATPTDRRTSLTPQGRSSRRGSGQTLTAEEHPVHPVLLPTSVGLPPGWEEKRDSKGRVYYVNHNNRTTAWTRPLIQQTTSEAAQAALAQAGVSQAGLSPAALSQAGVPPAALSQASASPVAMSPAAAAMSLPSGHQASVRSPEASPLNSPGPQQAYESGFLPNGWEVRSAPNGRPFFIDHNTKTTTWEDPRLKIPVHMRKQPSLDPGDLGPLPPGWEERVHSDGRIFYIDHNTKTTQWEDPRLQNSAITGPAVPYSRDYKQKYDYFRKKLKKPVDVPNRFEMKLRRNAVLEDSYRRILSVKRPDVLKARLWVEFEEEKGLDYGGVAREWFFLISKEMFNPYYGLFEYSATDNYTLQINPNSGLCNEDHLSYFKFIGRVAGMAVYHGKLLDAFFIRPFYKMMLQKSITLQDMESVDSEYFNSLKWILENDPTDLDLRFTIDEELFGQTHQHELTPGGADIIVTDRNKKEYIHLVMQWRFVNRIQKQMTAFKEGFYELIPQDLIKIFDENELELLMCGLGDVDVNDWRENTKYKNGYSPNHPVILWFWKAVLLMDAEKRIRLLQFVTGTSRVPMNGFAELYGSNGPQLFTIEQWGTRDKLPRAHTCFNRLDLPPYESFEELREKLLIAIENAQGFDGVD, encoded by the exons GGATAGCCAGGTGGAGGCAGAGCAGCGTCAGCACAGTCACCTGGAAGCCCAGCGGGCCTTCATCACCCGCCGGCAGATTTCGGAGCACGAGGAGATGTCAGGCGAGCGGCGCGAGTCTCCCGAGAGCTGGGAGATCATCGCTGAGGACGAGAACGCCCTGTTTAGCGCCAGCCCCAGCGCCGGCCCCAGCGCAGGTCTCGGTTCCAGTGAACGCTCGCCTCCCTCGCCCCATTCCCCCCGCTCCCCCTGCTCCCCGCGCTGCCCCATGGAGTACCACTCCTTCTGTGACGAGCTGAGCCGCCTGAGCACCAGCGCTGCCGCCACACCCACCGACAGACGCACCTCCCTCACG CCACAGGGCCGCTCAAGCCGCAGAGGAAGTGGGCAGACCCTGACGGCAGAAGAACATCCTGTTCACCCAGTG TTGCTGCCCACATCTGTGGGCCTTCCCCCAGGGTGGGAGGAGAAGCGGGACTCTAAGGGTCGGGTTTACTACGTCAACCACAACAACAGAACCACTGCATGGACGCGACCACTCATTCAG CAGACGACTTCAGAGGCGGCCCAGGCAGCTTTGGCTCAGGCTGGTGTGTCTCAGGCTGGTCTGTCCCCAGCAGCTTTGTCTCAGGCTGGTGTCCCCCCGGCAGCTTTGTCTCAGGCCAGTGCGTCCCCGGTGGCTATGTCCCCGGCTGCTGCGGCTATGTCCCTGCCGTCTGGGCACCAGGCGTCCGTGCGCTCTCCTGAGGCATCTCCGCTGAACTCCCCCGGCCCACAGCAGGCCTACGAGTCCGGCTTCTTGCCCAACGGCTGGGAGGTGCGCAGTGCCCCCAACGGAAGGCCCTTCTTCATCGACCACAACACAAAGACCACCACATGG GAAGACCCTCGGCTGAAAATCCCTGTGCACATGAGGAAACAGCCCTCACTTGATCCTGGTGACCTGGGACCATTACCA CCTGGCTGGGAGGAGCGAGTCCACAGCGACGGGCGGATATTCTACATAGATCACA ACACTAAGACCACCCAATGGGAAGATCCCAGACTACAGAACTCGGCCATTACAGGACCA GCAGTGCCTTACTCCAGAGATTATAAGCAGAAGTATGACTATTTCCGGAAAAAGTTGAAGAAACCG GTGGACGTCCCCAACCGCTTTGAGATGAAGCTGCGCAGGAACGCCGTGCTGGAGGACTCCTACCGGCGCATCCTGTCCGTCAAGCGGCCCGACGTGCTCAAGGCTCGCCTCTGGGTCGAGTTTGAGGAAGAGAAAGGCCTCGACTACGGCGGGGTGGCCAGGGAGTGGTTCTTCCTGATCTCCAAGGAAATGTTCAACCCCTATTATGGGCTGTTTGAGTACTCTGCCAC GGATAACTACACACTGCAGATTAACCCCAACTCTGGCTTGTGTAATGAGGACCACCTGTCCTACTTCAAGTTCATTGGCCGTGTGGCTGGCATGGCTGTCTACCATGGCAAGCTGTTGGATG CCTTCTTCATCCGCCCTTTCTACAAGATGATGTTGCAGAAGTCCATCACACTGCAGGACATGGAGTCTGTG GATAGTGAGTACTTTAACTCGTTGAAGTGGATTCTGGAAAACGACCCCACAGACCTGGACCTGAGGTTTACTATTGATGAGGAACTCTTTGGCCAG ACTCACCAGCATGAGTTGACTCCGGGAGGTGCAGACATCATAGTCACTGACCGCAACAAGAAGGAATACATACA TCTGGTGATGCAGTGGAGGTTTGTCAACCGCATCCAGAAGCAGATGACTGCTTTCAAAGAG ggCTTTTATGAACTCATACCACAGGACCTGATCAAGATATTTGATGAAAATGAGTTGGAG CTGCTAATGTGTGGTCTGGGAGATGTGGACGTGAACGACTGGAGAGAGAACACCAAGTACAAGAATGGTTACAGCCCCAACCACCCAGTCATCCTTTGGTTCTGGAAG GCGGTGCTCCTGATGGACGCAGAGAAGCGCATCCGTCTGCTGCAGTTTGTGACGGGCACGTCGAGAGTGCCCATGAATGGCTTTGCCGAGCTCTACG GCTCCAACGGCCCACAGTTGTTCACCATTGAACAGTGGGGCACACGAGACAAACTCCCCAGAGCTCACACATG CTTCAACCGGTTGGACCTGCCTCCCTACGAGTCTTTTGAGGAACTGCGAGAGAAGCTGCTCATTGCGATTGAGAACGCCCAGGGCTTTGACGGCGTGGACTAA